In Mercurialis annua linkage group LG5, ddMerAnnu1.2, whole genome shotgun sequence, a single genomic region encodes these proteins:
- the LOC126682191 gene encoding protein TIC 62, chloroplastic, which translates to MDTYSLQSSAITTIPTSLTKTGLLDKSCLYGQVIKFPNFSKYPLAKKIATFHIKAQASGVTKFSSGVVEAISKEADIKDDNIVFVAGATGKVGSRTVRELLKLGFRVRAGVRSSQRAQNLLQSVKQMKYDGEGAQPVEKLEIVECDLEKPNEIGSALGNASVVICCIGASEKEVFDITGPYRIDFQATKNLVDAATAEKVKHFLMVSSLGTNKIGFPAAILNLFWGVLYWKRKAEEALIASGIPYTIVRPGGMERPTDSYKETHNITLSEEDTLFGGQVSNLQIAELLAFMAANRELSYCKVVEVIAETTAPLTPLDKLLTKIPAQRRMPKEPASPKKVVTEAQSPSPAIEKEPEPPKSKISRPLSPYAAYDDLKPPTSPTSIPSGGEKKISSSADVVVKPETVDAQPSSLAVASGTPETIPSPVEVKKPRPLSPYAAYPDLKPPSSPSPTPSGPKVTPSSPPPTTAQVESPATGGNDVATITSSSDAKDSPLGSSSSHSPFQAYDDLKPPTSPTPTAPVESTPPSPTTDVPNVSEPPSATTVDEQEKAESKPRPLSPYTMYEDLKPPTSPTPSGN; encoded by the exons ATGGACACTTACTCCTTGCAATCATCAGCCATTACTACCATACCCACTTCGTTAACTAAAACTGGGTTGCTTGACAAATCTTGTTTGTATGGTCAGGTCATTAAGTTCCCCAATTTCAGTAAGTACCCACTTGCTAAAAAGATTGCAACTTTTCACATCAAGGCTCAAGCTTCAG GTGTCACCAAATTCAGCTCAGGGGTAGTTGAAGCAATTTCAAAAGAAGCAGACATCAAAGATGATAATATTGTGTTTGTTGCTGGTGCTACTGGTAAAGTTGGCTCGCGAACAGTGAG GGAGCTTCTCAAACTTGGTTTTCGAGTTCGAGCTGGTGTCAGAAGTTCCCAAAGAGCACAAAATCTTCTCCAG AGCGTTAAGCAAATGAAATATGATGGTGAAGGAGCTCAGC CTGTAGAAAAGCTTGAAATCGTGGAATGTGATTTGGAGAAACCAAATGAGATTGGATCAGCATTAGGCAATGCATCTGTTGTTATATGCTGCATTGGAGCTAGTGAGAAGGAGGTGTTTGACATTACAGGACCTTATCGGATTGATTTTCAGGCCACCAAAAACCTCGTTGATGCAG CAACTGCcgaaaaagttaaacatttccTTATGGTGTCATCACTGGGAACAAATAAAATTGGATTTCCTGCAGCTATTCTAAA CTTGTTTTGGGGTGTTCTGTATTGGAAGAGAAAAGCAGAAGAAGCTCTCATAGCGAGTGGTATCCCTTACACT ATAGTGAGACCTGGAGGAATGGAGCGGCCTACTGATTCTTATAAAGAAACACATAATATTACCCTGTCAGAGGAAGATACTTTATTTGGCGGTCAGGTGTCAAATCTTCAG ATTGCTGAACTCCTGGCATTTATGGCTGCAAACCGTGAGCTTTCATACTGTAAAGTGGTGGAAGTGATTGCAGAGACAACTGCACCTCTTACACCTCTGGATAAGCTTCTCACAAAAATACCAGCTCAGCGCAGGATGCCTAAG GAACCAGCTTCTCCAAAGAAAGTTGTGACTGAGGCTCAAAGTCCAAGCCCTGCAATTGAGAAGGAACCCGAGCCGCCAAAATCTAAAATATCAAGGCCACTCTCTCCATATGCTGC TTATGATGATTTAAAACCACCTACTTCCCCTACTTCAATTCCATCCGGTGGTGAGAAAAAGATTAGCAGTTCAGCAGATGTGGTGGTAAAGCCTGAAACTGTAGATGCTCAACCAAGCTCATTAGCGGTTGCATCTGGAACTCCTGAAACAATACCATCCCCAGTAGAAGTGAAAAAACCAAGGCCTCTTTCTCCTTACGCAGC TTATCCTGATCTGAAGCCACCTAGCTCTCCAAGCCCAACACCAAGTGGTCCTAAGGTAACACCTTCTAGTCCACCACCAACAACAGCACAAGTCGAATCACCAGCAACCGGAGGCAATGATGTTGCAACAATCACAAGTAGCAGTGATGCCAAGGATTCTCCTCTGGGTTCGAGTTCTAGTCATTCACCCTTCCAAGC ATATGATGATCTCAAACCCCCAACATCACCAACTCCCACCGCACCAGTGGAATCAACTCCACCGTCTCCCACGACTGATGTACCTAATGTGAGCGAACCGCCATCAGCAACAACAGTGGATGAGCAAGAAAAGGCCGAATCAAAACCCAGACCACTCTCACCTTATACCAT GTATGAAGACTTGAAACCTCCAACTTCTCCAACACCGTCTGGAAATTGA